A single Amphiura filiformis chromosome 8, Afil_fr2py, whole genome shotgun sequence DNA region contains:
- the LOC140158721 gene encoding hematopoietic prostaglandin D synthase-like → MPSYKLTYFNGRGRGENARMMFAAAGVPYEDNRIEFKDWPQMKASTPLGSLPILEVDGKQKLVESKAINRYMAREFGFYGKDNMESTRIDIVTEIIDDIWLKLVDAMFENDEAKKEEQLNKIFTETAPKKLEFLEQFLGENDEGKSYFVGKSITFADIDFIHAMSYYLLPGKNDNGLDKYPKLKALLERASAHEKIAAWIAERPVTPF, encoded by the exons ATGCCTTCCTATAAGCTTACCTACTTCAATGGCAGGGGAAGAGGAGAGAATGCCAGAATGATGTTTGCTGCGGCAGGTGTGCCTTATGAAGATAACCGTATCGAATTTAAAGATTGGCCCCAGATGAAAGCCA GCACACCCCTGGGTTCTCTGCCTATATTAGAAGTAGATGGAAAACAAAAATTGGTTGAATCTAAAGCTATCAACCGATACATGGCTCGTGAGTTTGGGTTTTATGGAAAGGACAATATGGAATCGACAAGGATTGATATTGTGACAGAAATAATCGACGATATCTGGCTTAAACTCGTAGACGCAATGTTTGAAAATGACGAAGCAAAAAAG GAAGAGCAACTCAATAAGATTTTTACAGAGACGGCTCCAAAAAAGTTGGAATTCTTGGAACAATTTCTCGGTGAAAATGACGAAGGCAAATCATACTTTGTTGGTAAAAGT ATCACCTTCGCTGATATTGATTTCATACATGCAATGAGCTACTACCTCCTCCCGGGAAAGAATGACAATGGCTTGGATAAATACCCTAAACTGAAGGCACTACTTGAACGGGCTTCTGCTCATGAGAAGATTGCAGCTTGGATAGCTGAGCGACCTGTAACACCATTCTAA